In the Hordeum vulgare subsp. vulgare chromosome 7H, MorexV3_pseudomolecules_assembly, whole genome shotgun sequence genome, one interval contains:
- the LOC123413595 gene encoding E4 SUMO-protein ligase PIAL2-like — translation MSGAAAALASQHQPSPAPAQPQPQQQQAREQLQKAVSMNSARLQAIRERIRGHFRGGSCSLPPADLSHLIYALARGIDYALSAGDIPKIATDIPDTLRKVYELRKDPFLQSAVMVLIISCKNACKNKWFQPSDYIDILRMADELSGSFCTNSSEPANDSTILEVISTVMPRYYPKLKFDRLITSLEAKVGYDILMADFFIHRNLPKHEKICLVVVQKENLDVSSCIASPPHVSFLVNGKGVDKRTNVSMETGPQFPTDITKMLKYGANIVQAVGYFTANYIIAIAVVNNLMSFDAPKLSDYAQPVTTDLPDSEILEGPSRVSLKCPISLRRMQTPVKGRLCKHHQCFDYDSYMDINLRKPTWRCPFCNTPSNFIDIRIDQEMAKILQETGNDVMDVLIFPDGSWKAVSVHDEKSDKHADVIQQNGDTVETDATPSGVIDLINKDDDGDVPMSSASPSEDLKPVLNNEDISVMDYLPDFPLSTAAQSEDMYAGGGTSTSGQNSLLSSSGAPGSSSIGTLESILPRDILQMQPATTRAISPSETSNSTSAMQQVSQGYPNVIQMQSQLDSVFRSAHHTRNVRREPIAVQALAVPYSSRRVQANVSNCPPPIPQSISPSSNYQTHHVTNADSVITSMVNGAGPLSRAPDGSSPFHLQSTQQDMRNMPNHQRGRVMGLAANSFMRLRPPTGVPGQGRGANAYGAPYPQQYQQYDQRQFDNLIGQLVNRGSAVSQATPGHLYIPQQSQAMRTQAVSRPSTPPVQPRVQSPGLAPAAPRVQSPGLAPPVQPRVQSPGLAPAAPRVQSPGLAPPVQPRVQSPGLPPSPTPVMPLFEEPDVPEIEMDPNWQPTGQMRGSLVGSAYDQAIERYLQPGGGQRTNQTRPPGR, via the exons ATgtccggcgccgccgccgccctagcctcCCAGCACCAGCCCTCCCCTGCCCCGGCGCAGCCGCAGCCACAGCAGCAGCAGGCCAGGGAGCAGCTGCAGAAGGCGGTCTCCATGAACTCGGCCCGCCTCCAGGCCATCCGCGAGCGGATCAGGGGCCACTtccgcggcggctcctgctcgctCCCGCCCGCCGACCTCTCCCACCTCATCTACGCCCTCGCCAG GGGGATCGACTACGCGCTGTCGGCCGGCGACATACCCAAGATCGCGACCGACATACCGGACACTCTGAGAAAG GTATATGAGCTGAGGAAGGATCCATTTCTACAATCTGCTGTCATGGTACTGATCATATCATGCAAG AATGCTTGTAAAAACAAATGGTTTCAGCCTTCAGATTACATTGATATTCTCAGAATGGCTGATGAG TTATCTGGCAGCTTCTGCACGAACAGTAGCGAACCAGCTAATGACAGCACCATTCTTGAAGTCATTTCAACAGTAATGCCAAG GTACTATCCTAAGTTGAAGTTCGACCGTCTAATCACTTCGCTGGAAGCAAAG GTCGGATATGATATTTTGATGGCTGACTTCTTTATTCATAGAAATCTACCTAAACATGAAAAGATT TGTCTAGTTGTTGTCCAAAAGGAAAATTTAGATGTCTCATCATGTATCGCAAGCCCCCCGCATGTGAG CTTTTTAGTAAACGGAAAAGGTGTTGACAAGAGGACTAATGTTTCAATG GAAACAGGACCCCAGTTCCCCACTGATATCACCAAGATGCTCAAATATGGTGCAAACATCGTACAAGCTGTTGGGTATTTTACTG CTAACTACATCATAGCTATAGCAGTTGTGAACAATTTGATGTCTTTTGATGCTCCAAAACTCAGTGACTATGCCCAACCAGTCACAACAGATCTTCCTG ATTCAGAGATACTTGAAGGGCCATCAAGAGTTTCCCTAAAGTGCCCCATAAG TTTAAGGCGTATGCAAACACCAGTTAAAGGCCGCCTATGCAAACACCATCAG TGTTTTGATTATGACAGTTACATGGATATTAACTTGAGGAAACCAACCTGGCGCTGTCCATTTTGTAATACTCCTTCAAATTTCATTGACATTCGAATTGATCAAGAGATGGCCAAG ATTTTACAAGAGACTGGTAATGATGTCATGGATGTTCTCATCTTCCCTGATGGATCTTGGAAAGCTGTTTCAGTTCATGATGAGAAATCAGATAAACATGCTGACGTAATTCAGCAGAATGGGGATACTGTAGAAACTGATGCAACTCCTTCGGGTGTTATAGACCTAATAAACaaggatgatgatggtgatgtgcCTATGAGCTCAGCATCTCCCTCGGAAGATTTGAAGCCTGTGTTGAATAATGAAGATATATCTGTCATGGACTATCTTCCGGATTTCCCTCTAAGCACAGCCGCTCAGTCTGAAGATATGTATGCAGGAGGTGGAACTTCAACTTCTGGCCAGAATTCGTTACTATCATCTAGTGGTGCACCTGGCTCTAGTTCAATTGGGACCTTAGAGTCTATTCTCCCTAGAGATATCCTGCAAATGCAACCTGCTACCACACGTGCTATCTCTCCTTCTGAAACCTCCAATTCAACATCTGCCATGCAACAAGTTTCACAAGGATACCCCAATGTTATACAGATGCAATCACAGCTAGATTCTGTATTTCGGTCAGCACATCATACTAGAAATGTCAGGAGAGAGCCTATAGCAGTCCAGGCTCTAGCAGTGCCATATTCATCTAGAAGGGTGCAGGCAAATGTCTCGAATTGTCCGCCTCCCATCCCACAGTCCATTTCACCTTCTTCAAACTACCAAACACATCATGTGACAAATGCAGACAGTGTAATCACATCGATGGTTAATGGTGCTGGGCCACTCTCAAGGGCTCCTGATGGTTCCTCACCATTCCATCTACAGTCGACACAACAG GATATGCGCAACATGCCAAACCATCAACGTGGCCGGGTTATGGGCCTTGCTGCAAATTCCTTCATGCGTCTGAGACCGCCGACGGGAGTCCCAGGACAGGGTAGAGGTGCTAATGCCTATGGAGCTCCCTACCCTCAACAATATCAGCAATATGACCAGCGACAATTCGACAATCTAATAGGCCAACTGGTGAACCGAGGCAGTGCAGTTAGTCAGGCCACACCAGGCCATCTCTACATTCCCCAGCAGAGCCAGGCAATGAGAACGCAAGCAGTGTCCCGACCGTCAACTCCACCAGTGCAACCGCGCGTGCAGTCTCCTGGCCTAGCACCTGCTGCTCCGCGTGTGCAGTCTCCTGGTCTAGCACCACCAGTGCAACCACGTGTGCAGTCTCCTGGCCTAGCACCTGCTGCTCCGCGTGTGCAGTCTCCTGGTTTAGCACCACCAGTGCAACCGCGAGTGCAGTCTCCTGGTCTACCACCTTCTCCGACTCCCGTTATGCCCCTGTTCGAGGAACCTGATGTCCCGGAGATCGAGATGGATCCGAACTGGCAGCCCACGGGACAGATGAGGGGGAGCCTGGTAGGCTCTGCTTACGATCAAGCAATCGAACGGTATCTGCAGCCTGGTGGTGGTCAGCGGACAAACCAGACTCGACCACCTGGCAGGTAA